The sequence below is a genomic window from Neomicrococcus aestuarii.
TGTCTCGGAACGCTTCACGGCTGAGGCTTCCAAACGGTGGAACGTTCTGCACGCCACCCCCACCGCGGTTGAAAGCGCAACGGATGGCGGCGTCGTCGTACGGTATGAAAACCGAGATCAGGGCGGAACGGAGGCCGGCGAGATCGCAGCGGACGTGGTGCTGGTTGCTACCGGGCGCGTGTCCAATGTGGACCGACTAGACCCTCAGCCAGCAGGCTTTGACGTCGCGGACGGCATTTTGAGCGTGGACGAATTCCAGCGTGTGCTCTCCAACGGGCAACCGCTAGATGGCGTCTTTGCGCTCGGTGATGTGTCGAATACGTACCAGCTTAAGCATGTGGCCAACCGCGAAGCGCGCGTGGTCATTCACAACCTCGAGCACCCCGAAGACCTCCGGGCCACCGACCACCGCGCCGTGCCTTCGGCAGTCTTCACGCACCCGCAAGTGGCAAGCGTTGGGCTCACGGAGCCGCAAGCGCGAGAGCTCGCCGAGCGTGAGGGTTGGGCCGAGGATGAGCTGGCCATCGCCGTTCAAGAGTACGGATCCACCGCCTACGGGTGGGCCATGGAGGACCAGACAGGCTTTGTGAAGCTGCTGGCCCGCAAGTCAACCGGCGAAATCCTGGGTGCTCACCTTATGGGGCATGAAGCCTCCAACCTCATTCAGCCGCTGGTTCAAGCGATGCAGTTTGGCACTGACGCCCACACACTGGCCCGTGCTCCGTACTGGATTCACCCGGCGCTCATGGAGGTCGTGGAGAACGCGCTGCTCTCGTTGGGCACGAAGGATTCAGGAACGCTGTAGTTCATTTCAGTACGACGACGCCGCCCCACCAAGCTGTTCAGCTGGCGGGGCGGCGTCGGTTAAGCGGGCGGGCCTTATTGGCTCGCGCTCTTTAGTTGGCTTTGGTTCCGTAGATCGCATCCACCTCGGCCTGGAAGTCCTTCAAGACCTGGGCTCGCTTGATCTTCAACGATGGCGTGAGGTGACCAGACTCTTCCGTGAAGTCGGAGGCGACAATCCGGAACTCCTTGATGCCCTCGGCGCGGGAGACCGTCTCATTGGCTTTGTCCACGAGAGCCTGAATCTCCGTGCGGACCTCGTCCAGCTGAGCGGCCTGAGCCACGGACATGTGCGGTAGGTTGTGGCGCTGCAACCAGCCCGGAAGGGCCTCGGGATCCAACGTCACCAGGGCAGCAATGAACGGCTGGTTGTCTCCGATCACAACGCACTGGGAGACCAAGGCGTTCGCACGGATGTTGTCTTCGAGCTGAGAAGGAATCACGTTCTTGCCGGAGGCGGTCACGATGATTTCCTTCTTGCGGCCCGTGATCTTCAAGAAGCCGTCCTCGTCGAGACTGCCGATGTCACCGGTGTGGAACCACTCGCCCTCAAAGGTCTCATCCTGCAAATCAGGGCGGTTGTAGTACGAGCGCATGACGCAAATACCGGTGGCAAGGATTTCGCCGTCGTCTGCAATCTTGACGCCGTTGCCGGGCAGTGGCTTGCCCACCGTGCCGATCTTGATGAGCTTTGGCGTGTTCACCGTGATGGGGGCAGTGGTTTCCGTCAAGCCGTAGCCCTCGAGGACCAAGAGGCCGATTCCGTGGAAGAAGTGACCCAGACGCTCACCCAAGGGGCCGCCGCCGGACACGGCGTACTTCATACGGCCACCCATTGCCTCACGGATCTTTCCGTAAACCAGCTTGTCAAAGAGCGTGTGCTTGAGCTTGAGACCCAGTGGCACGGCACCCTTTTCGGTAGCACGGGACCATTCGATGGCCGTGTCTGCTGCCGCGTGGAAAATCTTGCCCTTGCCGCCATCCTCAGCTTTGAGCAGGGACGAGTTGTAGACCTTCTCGAAGACTCGCGGCACTGCAAGCAGGAAGGTGGGGGAGAAGCTTTGAAGGTCTGGGAGC
It includes:
- a CDS encoding AMP-dependent synthetase/ligase, with the translated sequence MREFRVPARTESSPETNITDFVMVHARNSPDLTLFSVRNPNAAEGQPAWTPVSAVEFRDDAIAIAKGIIASGVEAGDRVAIMARTRYEWALVDFAIWFAGCASVPIYETSSPTQVAWIIGDSGATAAVVESGKHENVVRTAAHNEGLDHLKHVWLMEDNGLDALREAGKDVSDELLEERRRSLKLDSLATIIYTSGTTGRPKGCELSQKNFVDLSKNAQLELPEAVNPSASTLMFLPLAHVFARFISVLGVAAGVNIAHTPDVKNLLPDLQSFSPTFLLAVPRVFEKVYNSSLLKAEDGGKGKIFHAAADTAIEWSRATEKGAVPLGLKLKHTLFDKLVYGKIREAMGGRMKYAVSGGGPLGERLGHFFHGIGLLVLEGYGLTETTAPITVNTPKLIKIGTVGKPLPGNGVKIADDGEILATGICVMRSYYNRPDLQDETFEGEWFHTGDIGSLDEDGFLKITGRKKEIIVTASGKNVIPSQLEDNIRANALVSQCVVIGDNQPFIAALVTLDPEALPGWLQRHNLPHMSVAQAAQLDEVRTEIQALVDKANETVSRAEGIKEFRIVASDFTEESGHLTPSLKIKRAQVLKDFQAEVDAIYGTKAN
- a CDS encoding mycothione reductase, whose translation is MTHYDLLILGSGSGNSLITPYWDDKKVAIVDGGIFGGTCLNVGCIPTKMFVYPAQLADSVDEAARLGVDLEFKGARWGEIRERIFGRIDFISDAGRKYRDIELENVDLYAEFATFTSPKSMVTASGKEITADKVVIAAGSRAVLPDIPGIDLPQVHTSDTIMRADFPQRVVVVGSGFIAAEFANIFHSLGAMVTQLSRSGELLRTHDPLVSERFTAEASKRWNVLHATPTAVESATDGGVVVRYENRDQGGTEAGEIAADVVLVATGRVSNVDRLDPQPAGFDVADGILSVDEFQRVLSNGQPLDGVFALGDVSNTYQLKHVANREARVVIHNLEHPEDLRATDHRAVPSAVFTHPQVASVGLTEPQARELAEREGWAEDELAIAVQEYGSTAYGWAMEDQTGFVKLLARKSTGEILGAHLMGHEASNLIQPLVQAMQFGTDAHTLARAPYWIHPALMEVVENALLSLGTKDSGTL